In Mytilus trossulus isolate FHL-02 chromosome 14, PNRI_Mtr1.1.1.hap1, whole genome shotgun sequence, a genomic segment contains:
- the LOC134695748 gene encoding uncharacterized protein LOC134695748, protein MSAQLRRSARKRKNLPIVAAASARKKANQRVPDTMSVTAPQLPTVDTGTPFIPITSSTGTYPMLFSQTGAGIYTSASTGPVDLTSTANTLLYSRVPLPDQRVCNTVTSQDPPEHSLGNTNGASSFTMPFSTFDHPIQIPSMHANIAFNVSQSIREKIQKSEFIDLGILLIYNTQQATQKLVFRGGEFIVQTENLQNKIGSIDQWTSAFIIFVSVYCTVHSGRLQDLLKYMSVVRLGAKRNPNNLGWKLYDEQFRLRKTLDPASSWAIVDPELWLLYMADSMGTQNLEVVSSGYNTFSANRNVNKTSKCYAFNYNGECFNSFCQYTCSHACIQCHGVHSVINCQFTQNNLPSQIRPNQQPERPQQGYQKI, encoded by the coding sequence ATGTCAGCACAGCTCAGGCGGTCAGCCAGGAAAAGGAAAAATTTGCCAATAGTGGCTGCTGCATCAGCAAGGAAAAAGGCTAACCAGAGAGTACCTGACACTATGTCAGTAACTGCACCACAGTTGCCTACAGTTGATACTGGTACACCATTCATACCCATTACTAGTTCTACTGGTACATACCCAATGTTGTTTTCACAGACAGGGGCAGGCATATATACCAGTGCAAGTACAGGGCCAGTCGATTTGACGAGCACAGCTAATACCCTTTTATACTCAAGAGTACCACTACCAGACCAAAGAGTGTGCAACACTGTAACCAGTCAAGATCCTCCAGAACATTCCTTAGGTAATACTAATGGTGCCTCAAGTTTTACAATGCCATTTAGTACTTTTGATCACCCTATTCAGATACCCAGCATGCATGCTAATATTGCTTTTAATGTTTCTCAAAGTATTAGagaaaaaattcagaaaagtgAATTTATTGATTTAGGCATTTTGTTGATTTACAATACTCAGCAGGCTACACAAAAGCTTGTTTTTAGAGGGGGTGAATTTATTGTGCAAACAGAAAATctgcaaaacaaaattgggTCTATTGACCAATGGACATCAgcatttatcatttttgttagtGTATATTGTACTGTGCATTCAGGTAGATTACAAGATTTACTTAAATACATGTCAGTTGTACGTTTGGGTGCAAAAAGAAATCCAAATAATTTAGGTTGGAAGTTATATGATGAGCAATTTAGGTTGCGCAAAACACTGGATCCGGCAAGTTCATGGGCTATAGTAGATCCAGAGCTTTGGTTATTATATATGGCTGATAGTATGGGCACACAAAATTTGGAAGTAGTTTCTTCTGGTTACAATACATTTTCTGCTAATAGAAATGTGAATAAAACGTCCAAGTGCTATGCCTTTAATTATAACGGCGAATGTTTCAATTCATTTtgtcaatatacatgtagtcatgCATGTATACAATGTCATGGTGTTCACTCTGTTATAAACTGTCAATTCACACAAAATAATTTGCCTTCGCAAATAAGACCAAATCAACAGCCAGAACGACCCCAGCAGGGATACCAGaagatttaa